The following are encoded together in the Montipora capricornis isolate CH-2021 chromosome 5, ASM3666992v2, whole genome shotgun sequence genome:
- the LOC138048922 gene encoding golgin subfamily A member 6-like protein 22 produces the protein MEWSDEHDVLLCREILTTEPFKAKRRTPQRGQLWQSVADHLNCIPEPKFKVSKRAVRERFTLLAEKFKKKMKAEEKASGIDTEMSELDVLLEEIVEKEEEFDKDQSEHKAKEDQSKAEAYDMRLKAMESLKESKKRRSEEDEKQLPKKKRGSEALDYLREKMDGDKYLREKEFEIKVKEQERDEQRQKLAEDQHKDMMAMMNRQQQEMQQMQMRFFEQQQQQNNLQLVAQ, from the coding sequence ATGGAGTGGAGCGATGAGCATGACGTGTTGCTTTGCAGAGAAATCCTCACCACCGAGCCTTTTAAAGCAAAACGTCGAACCCCTCAACGAGGACAGCTGTGGCAGAGCGTGGCAGATCATCTTAATTGTATCCCTGAACCGAAGTTTAAAGTCTCAAAAAGAGCTGTCCGTGAGCGCTTTACATTGCTtgcagaaaaatttaaaaagaagatGAAAGCCGAAGAAAAAGCATCGGGAATAGATACAGAGATGAGTGAATTAGATGTTTTACTTGAGGAGATTgtggaaaaagaagaagagttTGATAAAGATCAGTCCGAGCACAAGGCAAAAGAAGACCAAAGTAAAGCTGAAGCGTACGATATGAGGCTAAAGGCGATGGAAAGCTTAAAAGAGAGTAAGAAAAGAAGGTCTGAAGAAGATGAAAAGCAGTTGCCTAAGAAGAAAAGAGGCTCAGAAGCGCTGGATTATCTGAGAGAAAAAATGGATGGTGATAAATACCTGAGGGAGAAAGAATTTGAGATTAAAGTGAAAGAGCAGGAGAGAGATGAACAACGGCAAAAGTTGGCGGAAGATCAACACAAAGACATGATGGCAATGATGAATCGACAACAACAAGAAATGCAACAAATGCAAATGAGGTTTttcgaacaacaacaacagcaaaacaaCCTACAGTTAGTTGCCCAATAA